Sequence from the Streptomyces mobaraensis NBRC 13819 = DSM 40847 genome:
GACGCCTCGGGCTCGATGGCGGCCCGCAAGCGGATGAGCGCGGTCAAGGGCGCCGTCCTGTCCCTCCTCCTGGACGCCTACCAGCGCCGCGACAAGATCGGGATGATCACCTTCCGGGGTTCCGGCGCGGATGTGGCGCTGCCGCCCACCTCGTCGGTGGACGCGGGCGCCGCCCGGCTGGAGAAGCTGCCGACGGGCGGCCGGACGCCGGTGGCCGACGGGCTGCTGCGGGCGCGCGAGGTCCTGCGGGTGGAGCGGCTGCGCGATCCGTCGCGGCGCCCGCTCCTGGTCGTGGTGACCGACGGCCGGGCGACGGGCGGCCCCGAGCCGCTGGTCCGGGCGTCCCGCGCGGCGGGGCTGCTGGCGGCCGAGGGTACGGCGTCGGTGGTCGTCGACTGCGAGGCCGGGCCGGTCCGTCTGGGCCTGGCGGCCGAGTTGGGGCAGTCTTTGCGGGCGCCGGTCGTCACGCTCGACGAACTCCGGGCGGACACCGTCACCGCACTCGTCCGTACCGTCCGCACCACCACCGCCACGACCAGGGGAGCCGCGTAATGCCCAAGGGACAGCCGACCGTCGTTCCGGACGACGGTCTCACCACGCGCCAGCGCCGCAACCGGCCGCTCGTCTTCGTGCACACCGGCATCGGCAAGGGCAAGTCGACGGCCGCGTTCGGGCTCGCGCTGCGGGCCTGGAACCAGGGCTGGCCGATCGGGGTGTTCCAGTTCGTGAAGTCGGCGAAGTGGAAGGTCGGCGAGGAGAACGCGCTGCGCGTGCTGGGCGCCTCCGGCGAGGGCGGGTCCGTCGACTGGCACAAGATGGGCGAGGGGTGGAGCTGGATCCAGCGCGACCCCAAGGACGGGGAGCTCAGCAACGAGGAGAAGGCGCGCGAGGGCTGGGAGCAG
This genomic interval carries:
- the cobO gene encoding cob(I)yrinic acid a,c-diamide adenosyltransferase, with the translated sequence MPKGQPTVVPDDGLTTRQRRNRPLVFVHTGIGKGKSTAAFGLALRAWNQGWPIGVFQFVKSAKWKVGEENALRVLGASGEGGSVDWHKMGEGWSWIQRDPKDGELSNEEKAREGWEQVKRDLADERYKLYVLDEFAYPLHWGWIDTAEVISVLGDRPGTQHVVITGRNAPQELVDFADLVTDMSKVKHPMDTGQKGQRGIEW